One genomic window of Anaerolineae bacterium includes the following:
- a CDS encoding cupin domain-containing protein, with translation MTHIRHKNDCSPLVSPHGEIVYELLGRAAGGAQQHSLACIELPPGKASRPHVHPQAEESYYILEGTARLVIDGKTSTLTPGQCVAIAPGSVHQIFNDGPATLHFLAVCAPAWTPDNSVYLDE, from the coding sequence ATGACCCACATCAGGCATAAAAACGACTGTTCGCCGCTGGTCAGCCCGCACGGTGAGATCGTCTATGAACTGTTGGGACGCGCCGCTGGCGGCGCGCAACAGCATAGTCTGGCCTGCATTGAACTGCCGCCGGGCAAAGCCTCCCGCCCGCATGTTCATCCGCAAGCTGAGGAAAGCTATTACATCCTGGAGGGCACGGCGCGTCTGGTCATCGACGGTAAGACCAGCACCCTGACGCCCGGCCAGTGTGTCGCCATTGCACCCGGCAGCGTTCACCAGATCTTCAACGACGGTCCGGCCACCCTTCACTTCCTGGCTGTCTGCGCCCCGGCCTGGACGCCCGACAACAGCGTCTATCTGGACGAGTAA
- a CDS encoding ParA family protein yields MVRKLVVANQKGGVGKTAVAVNLGAALAEQGRRVLLLDLDPQAGLTASLGIDPYAERRGMYALLTRQEVTPAQVTLHASDGLAVIPASLELAALESRLGTGQSAVFRLREALGRSTLPFDYVIIDTPPSLGILTANALIAADEVLITVQAQYLAMRGVRALLDTLGHVRKRLNPALNLAGVLVTMYRPDSLHAREALEEIRTVFPRETFQTVIPDSEAVIEAPVVGQSVLTYAPDDPAAQAYRALAGEIMAHE; encoded by the coding sequence ATGGTCCGGAAACTGGTGGTGGCCAACCAGAAAGGCGGGGTAGGCAAGACCGCGGTCGCGGTCAATCTGGGGGCGGCGCTGGCGGAGCAAGGGCGCCGGGTGCTGCTGCTTGACCTAGATCCGCAGGCGGGTTTGACGGCGTCGCTGGGCATTGACCCGTACGCTGAACGGCGTGGTATGTATGCCTTGCTGACCCGGCAGGAGGTTACGCCTGCTCAGGTGACGCTGCACGCCTCCGATGGGCTGGCGGTCATCCCGGCCAGCCTGGAACTGGCAGCCCTGGAGTCGCGGCTGGGCACCGGCCAGAGCGCTGTCTTCCGTCTGCGGGAAGCGCTTGGACGCTCCACGTTGCCATTTGACTATGTGATCATCGACACGCCGCCAAGCCTGGGCATCCTGACGGCTAACGCGCTGATCGCCGCCGATGAAGTGCTGATCACCGTGCAGGCGCAATATCTGGCCATGCGGGGCGTGCGTGCTCTGCTGGATACCCTTGGCCATGTCCGCAAGCGTCTCAACCCGGCGCTGAACCTGGCGGGTGTACTGGTGACCATGTACCGCCCGGATTCGCTCCACGCCCGCGAGGCGCTTGAGGAAATCCGGACGGTATTCCCCCGGGAGACGTTCCAGACGGTCATTCCCGATAGTGAAGCGGTCATTGAAGCGCCGGTTGTCGGCCAGTCGGTGCTAACCTACGCTCCCGATGATCCTGCGGCGCAGGCTTACCGCGCTCTGGCCGGGGAGATCATGGCTCATGAATGA
- a CDS encoding alpha/beta fold hydrolase produces the protein MPRLVLADGELWYARHEGSATAHPPLLLLHGAGGSHLDWPAALRRLSGPTRLIPDLAGHGRSTAPVRRSIAAHAADMFALLDALALPVAVVVGHSMGGAVALHMALEDSRRVAGLVLIATGAHLPIAPDLWLASGGEGMATALQARMWAETAPAALRQRGLTRLAAVEPDVLRADLAACAQFDVRAALGRITAPVLVIGGTADCIVPLALSEALAKGLPNAELIAVAGGGHMLTLEQPEAVAGAILRWLRARSLAPGRLF, from the coding sequence ATGCCGCGACTTGTCCTGGCGGATGGAGAACTCTGGTATGCCCGCCATGAAGGGTCGGCTACCGCACATCCGCCATTGCTGCTCCTGCATGGCGCGGGCGGCTCCCACCTGGATTGGCCCGCTGCCCTGCGCCGCCTTTCTGGCCCGACACGACTGATCCCCGACCTGGCCGGGCACGGGCGCAGCACAGCGCCGGTGCGCCGATCGATTGCGGCGCATGCCGCCGATATGTTCGCTTTGCTGGACGCTCTGGCGCTGCCTGTTGCGGTGGTTGTGGGGCACAGCATGGGCGGGGCGGTGGCCCTGCACATGGCGCTGGAAGATTCCAGACGGGTGGCCGGCCTGGTGCTCATCGCGACAGGCGCGCACCTGCCGATCGCTCCGGACCTCTGGCTCGCGTCTGGTGGCGAGGGGATGGCAACGGCGTTACAGGCCCGGATGTGGGCGGAGACTGCTCCGGCGGCGCTACGCCAGCGTGGCCTGACCCGCCTGGCAGCGGTCGAACCGGACGTCCTGCGGGCTGATCTGGCGGCCTGTGCGCAGTTTGACGTCCGCGCTGCCCTGGGCCGCATCACCGCCCCTGTGCTGGTGATCGGCGGGACGGCTGATTGCATTGTACCGCTGGCGCTCAGCGAGGCGCTGGCGAAGGGACTGCCCAACGCGGAACTGATCGCTGTAGCGGGCGGCGGGCACATGCTCACGCTGGAGCAGCCGGAGGCGGTCGCCGGGGCCATCCTGCGCTGGTTGAGGGCGCGTTCGCTGGCGCCCGGCAGGCTGTTCTGA
- a CDS encoding glycosyltransferase yields the protein MRVLHLVPYYAPAWGFGGVVRAVHGLAGALAAQGHAVTVLTTDAGDRGQRLPVREEMLDGVRVLRCRNLLPVLRKLNLSSPVGMGAVLRSILADTDILHLHEFRTVENLWALMLARHGSPPVVLSPHGTLGYGAGRRWIKRGWDALAGRWSARRIDHVAALTADEAAEARALWQQFGLALPDGAVSVIPNGVDAAEFAVLPPAGSFRERWRIPSQAPLVLFMGRLHRRKGVHLLVEMLALLPQAWLAVVGPDEGELAGLQALVQQRRVADRVVFTGLLTGVDKLAALADATVLALPAVGEGLPMVVLEAMVAGLPVAISDECHLPEVIQAGAGVRLEPLEAAAIAAALGPVLADPAQRESMGRAAQALVADRFTWERVAAAMTAVYQRLQRG from the coding sequence CTGGCGGGGGCGCTGGCTGCTCAGGGACACGCCGTAACTGTGCTGACCACCGACGCCGGGGACCGCGGGCAACGCCTGCCGGTGCGCGAGGAGATGCTGGATGGCGTGCGGGTGCTGCGTTGCCGCAACCTCTTGCCGGTATTGCGGAAGCTTAACCTATCCTCGCCAGTGGGGATGGGCGCTGTGTTGCGGTCGATTCTGGCTGATACCGACATCCTGCACCTTCATGAGTTTCGGACAGTTGAGAATCTGTGGGCGCTGATGCTGGCCAGACACGGCAGCCCGCCGGTGGTGCTGAGTCCACATGGCACGCTGGGCTATGGCGCCGGGCGACGCTGGATCAAGCGTGGTTGGGATGCCCTGGCCGGGCGCTGGAGCGCCCGACGAATCGATCACGTGGCCGCGTTAACGGCGGATGAAGCCGCCGAGGCGCGCGCGCTGTGGCAGCAGTTTGGACTTGCTTTGCCAGATGGCGCGGTGAGCGTCATCCCGAATGGCGTAGACGCAGCGGAATTCGCCGTTCTGCCGCCCGCTGGCAGCTTCCGGGAGCGCTGGCGGATACCATCGCAGGCGCCGCTGGTGCTTTTCATGGGCCGGTTGCACAGGCGCAAAGGGGTGCATCTGCTGGTAGAAATGCTGGCTCTGTTACCGCAGGCGTGGCTGGCGGTAGTCGGGCCGGATGAAGGAGAACTGGCAGGTCTGCAGGCGCTGGTACAGCAACGCCGTGTAGCTGATCGGGTGGTATTCACTGGCCTGCTGACCGGTGTTGATAAGCTGGCTGCCCTGGCCGATGCTACGGTGCTGGCCCTCCCGGCGGTAGGAGAGGGGCTGCCGATGGTCGTGCTGGAGGCGATGGTCGCCGGGCTGCCGGTGGCCATTAGCGATGAATGCCACCTGCCGGAAGTAATCCAGGCCGGAGCCGGAGTGCGGCTGGAGCCGCTAGAAGCTGCTGCCATTGCCGCTGCACTCGGCCCGGTGCTGGCTGACCCGGCGCAGCGGGAGTCTATGGGCCGCGCCGCACAGGCGCTGGTGGCTGACCGTTTTACCTGGGAACGGGTTGCAGCGGCGATGACGGCCGTGTATCAGCGTCTGCAGCGGGGGTAA